The following are from one region of the Salvia splendens isolate huo1 chromosome 2, SspV2, whole genome shotgun sequence genome:
- the LOC121779056 gene encoding ATP-dependent DNA helicase PIF1-like, which yields MCNIKAGSALAELIVRAKLIVWDEAPMIHKHCIEAVDRTVRDIMRVCDELNRNKPFGGKTVVFGSDFRQILPVVPKGSRQDVVNATINSSYLWKSCTVLRLAKNMRLLNVENVDEASKLKEFSSWAASIGDGVIGGPNDGEVGIQLPIDIVLSNSGDPLRTIVSNVYPSYMNPEELISCLHGRAILAPTLEVVDEVNQFMISLDQSQGRVYLSSDSISNSDSTSNGLAEIHSVEFLNSLKCSGTPNHELLLKVGTPVMLLRNIDLSNGLCNGTRLIITRLGDYVLEGHVLGGHNIGHKVLIPRMSLIPSDPRFPFKFQRRQFPLAVSYAMTINKSQGQSLSHVGLFFRKPVFNHGQLYVAISRVTSHEGLKILVCKDEQGESNGDSTVNIVYK from the coding sequence ATGTGCAATATTAAAGCAGGCAGTGCACTTGCTGAGTTGATTGTGAGAGCTAAGCTTATTGTATGGGATGAAGCACCGATGATTCATAAACATTGCATAGAAGCCGTGGATAGAACTGTAAGAGATATTATGCGTGTATGTGATGAATTAAATAGGAACAAACCGTTTGGTGGAAAAACAGTTGTTTTTGGTAGTGACTTTAGACAGATCTTGCCAGTTGTTCCTAAAGGCAGTCGTCAAGATGTTGTGAATGCTACCATTAACTCATCTTATCTTTGGAAGAGTTGCACAGTTTTAAGGCTGGCAAAAAATATGAGGCTTTTGAATGTGGAAAATGTTGATGAAGCTTCTAAATTGAAGGAATTTTCCTCTTGGGCTGCTTCTATTGGTGATGGTGTTATTGGTGGTCCAAATGATGGTGAAGTGGGTATTCAACTTCCTATTGACATTGTTTTGTCAAATTCTGGTGATCCTCTTAGAACTATTGTTTCAAACGTCTATCCTTCTTACATGAATCCTGAAGAATTGATTAGTTGTTTGCATGGTCGTGCTATACTTGCTCCTACTTTAGAGGTAGTTGATGAGGTTAACCAATTCATGATTTCTTTGGATCAGTCTCAAGGTCGAGTTTACTTAAGTTCTGATAGTATTTCAAACTCTGATTCCACATCAAATGGTCTTGCTGAGAtacattctgttgagtttttgaATAGTTTGAAGTGTTCTGGTACACCTAACCATGAATTGTTGCTGAAAGTTGGTACACCTGTGATGTTGTTGAGGAACATAGACCTGTCAAACGGGTTGTGTAATGGCACAAGATTGATAATTACACGATTAGGTGATTATGTGTTAGAGGGACATGTATTGGGTGGCCATAATATTGGCCATAAAGTGTTGATTCCTCGAATGTCCTTAATACCATCTGATCCGAGATTTCCTTTCAAGTTCCAAAGAAGACAATTTCCTTTGGCTGTGTCGTACgcaatgaccattaacaagagtCAGGGTCAATCACTCTCTCATGTTGGATTGTTTTTTAGAAAACCTGTTTTCAATCATGGACAACTGTATGTTGCTATATCAAGAGTCACAAGTCATGAAGGTTTGAAGATTTTGGTGTGTAAAGATGAACAAGGTGAAAGCAATGGTGATTCTACTGTTAACATTGTTTATAAATaa